The DNA window ACCCACATCCCCCGGCTTACGTATATTGCGTGTTACAGGCTGGCTTTTCTCCTGTCCATGCTAAAAATATTCAATTTTATGCTATTCAAAAAATTCAATAAGCTTTTTGTTTACAATCTCCGGTTTCTCCATATTTAAACCGTGTCCGGCATTGGGAACAATAATAACTTCGGCATGTGGAATGGCTTTTAGGGCGTTTGCTTTAAACGCTTCGGGACTGTCGTAAATGATGGGTTTACCGCCTGCCATGATAAGGACAGGCATTTTAATCATTTTCAATTCTTCGGGTTCGTAAATTTTATGCTGAGGTATGTCAAACATTCCTACAGAACCATATTCTATGACATCAAGCATGTGCTCAAACCAGATGTCTAATTGTGGGTCGGTATATCCCCCGCCCATCCAATCAAAAAATTTCTCATACTTTTTTCTGTTCGGAAAAAACATAAAATACTTAAACCCTTTCCATGCCATTGAGCTTTTCATGGGCATAAAAGTTTCCGAAGGGTCTAAAAGAGCCAAGCCCGAAATGCTGTCGGGTATTTCGCGGGCTAAAGCCAGCGCCAGCCAACTGCCGTAGGACAATCCTGCAACTGAGGTTTTCTCAATATGGTAATGTGCTAATATTTGGGTAAACCAAATTTTATAATCGTCCATGCTTGCAACAGCTTTGCCCGCGGGTTTACTTTTTCCGCCATAGTTTATCATGTCGAGCGTATAGACTTTAAAGTGCTGTGAAAGTGCCTTCACATTGGGATACCACATGGTGGCATCGGCAAATAAACCCGGCAATAAAATTAAGGACTGCTCATTATTTTCACCGGATATAATTACATGCGATTTGCCGTAATCAGTATCCACAAATTCTTCCCGGTATTCCAAATCCCATAACTCCATCGTTATATCGTAGCTTTTGTAAGCTGTTGCTTTACCTTCTTCGGTTTTGTATAACGACTTTGGTGCTGTCAGTTCTTTATTGGACGAGCAACTTATGGTAAGCGCTGATATTAACGCCAAAAACAATGTTTTTATGCCTGTTGATTTCATTTTCAATGCCTTATTCTCATTCTCTGATTTTGTGACATTTAAATAATCGTAACAATTTGTAAAATAAACAGGGTTTTGGGTGTCGCCTATCACCATGTAGGTGTTATTTCGCCTGTACAACACAAAACTATCGGCAAACCAGGTACAATGTAAAATAGTGTAAGGGATCCCGGATTCCTTGATTAATTTATGTCCTTGCTTACGGATAATGTTGGGAATAAAGGTAAACTTTCCTGCATCCTGATTATTATCTAAAGCGCCTAAGCCGGATATGCTGATAATTTGTTTTATGCAAT is part of the Bacteroidales bacterium genome and encodes:
- a CDS encoding alpha/beta fold hydrolase produces the protein CIKQIISISGLGALDNNQDAGKFTFIPNIIRKQGHKLIKESGIPYTILHCTWFADSFVLYRRNNTYMVIGDTQNPVYFTNCYDYLNVTKSENENKALKMKSTGIKTLFLALISALTISCSSNKELTAPKSLYKTEEGKATAYKSYDITMELWDLEYREEFVDTDYGKSHVIISGENNEQSLILLPGLFADATMWYPNVKALSQHFKVYTLDMINYGGKSKPAGKAVASMDDYKIWFTQILAHYHIEKTSVAGLSYGSWLALALAREIPDSISGLALLDPSETFMPMKSSMAWKGFKYFMFFPNRKKYEKFFDWMGGGYTDPQLDIWFEHMLDVIEYGSVGMFDIPQHKIYEPEELKMIKMPVLIMAGGKPIIYDSPEAFKANALKAIPHAEVIIVPNAGHGLNMEKPEIVNKKLIEFFE